The following DNA comes from Oreochromis niloticus isolate F11D_XX linkage group LG23, O_niloticus_UMD_NMBU, whole genome shotgun sequence.
TTCTTACTACTGTCATTTTGAGTAGGTATCTATATTTTAATTAActtaaaatgcacatttaaactaTGTTCCTAAACATGTGCTTCTGTTTTCAAGTGCGACTTACAACGTCTCTCCTTGTTTTGTCATGTATACATTACATCATATTACATTATAATAGTGGATGCTCGTGTTAAACATGGGCAAACTTTCAAAAACTTAGATGAAGTCAGTTTATGTGAAAGTAATTCCTATGAGCCAAAGTTTCATGCTTTAGATTTGtctaaacatttaatttcagGCAGTTTTTTCTGCCCTTAGCTCTGTGTGGTGTCAATGAAAGCAAATATCTCTAGAGCACAAAGCTCTACCTGTGAGCATAAAAAACATTTCTTAGATTTTCTGTTCACGAggggcaaccaatcagaagaaagttggttTAAAATGAGCGTAAAGATGGCTCAGACATCATATTAACTGATAGGTTCCACAGGCCTAGTATGACATAAATAAggtttattttgaactgtgagtcACGAAAAGCTGCCCTAGGAAAGTCTAGTAAAGCCATTCATAGTTTTCTATTATGTTTATAAACTTCACCTTTTGAAATTTAAGTAGTGTGACTCTTAATGGACTGCATGGTTATGCATTAGTCCCACACAGCGCCTACACACACCTTTGCAGAACGTTGCATGTCTTACCTGTTTATGTCGCCAGGGTCAGAAACATCCACAATATGCACTACTCCTACTCTTGTACATGTTTGTGCTATTGTTGGTCCTTTAGTCCTGCTTCTGCCAAGGAGAGCGAGCCAAAGTCACTGATTATAGTCAAGTGAAACTAGTGTTAAAAGCAATGAAACTGTCCACTGTCCActgttttttaatcttttgttcttttttgtgcttctccccctctctctcttcatgaACTCTGTTGTCACTACCTTTTGTGTTGAAGCCCATTTTCAACTAGTCCGTAGGCAGCGTTCTACAGTTTAGAAAACCAGAGTATTTAAAATCACTAGCTTTTTACCATTAGCATCCACGAAGCCAGCTATTCTCTCGGGTCATTAATGGCACTTAAAAGAGATAAATGGGCTAATGATTATTGATCTTAAATTTAATTACCTGCGTAGAAAACCCAGTCTGAAATGTTTTCCATTTGTAATAAATCAGTAAATGAATGTTTTCCATAATAACTCTAAATGTTAGTGCTTTTTTTGCACTGACTCAACAAAATCTGctagaaatgtttttaaagttggGTCCTGTGACAGGCTGACCCAGTTGCACACTTGTAGATCAGAGGGAGCATCATCACTCAGATCAGTCATGTCTATTCATTTTGTGTCTTTCAGGTGGAGGACACTGAAGCACGCCGCCTCTTCCAGCAGATTATCTCAGCTGTAGACTACTGTCACCGGCACATGGTGGTCCACAGAGACCTCAAACCTGAGAATGTCCTATTGGATGCCAATAAGAATGCAAAGATAGCAGACTTTGGTAAGAAAACAGGCTCGACAATAGAATTCTTTTGCAAATTCATGGTAAGAGGACACATAAAATACTGAGGTTTGTTTAGGGTGACAGAATAAAATTACATAGTTTAAATAAAGCCAAGTGACAGCTGTTTATGATTCAACACATGCAGTAACTTTGTTAACTTGAAGAAAAATGTGAACTCTAATTGTGCACCTTTTAGCTTTATTAAATGATAAGGAATATGTCACTTGAGAATGCCTCTTATCAGTTAAGGCCttaatttttgtaatttaagtCAAAATTGCTGATGTAATATGAACATGGAAGAGAgaaatattttcaaaaacacacaaGGGCCCTTATGCGCAGCAGGGCGTGTGGGGTGGAGAGACATCCCTTAGCAACGGCAAGGTTTCATATCAAGTCTGGCAGGAAGCCTTGAGGCCCAGTGTCATCTGATAGGGAAGGAAtcaagagggggggggggggggggggggggtggcaGTGGAGTACAGCAGGAGAAGTGTTTTGGCTGAGAGCAAAAATACTGGCAAGCAGAGCAAGGGAGTGTTAAGGGACCAGGGATAAAAGATAAAGGGAAGGTCAGCACAACACAGAGTGTCTGACGTTTAATGTTTGGCAGAGACCCTGGTAGGCAGAGAGAGGCTCATCCAATTAAACGAGCTTTGTGTTTAGAGCTTAGTGTCTTGGAGAGTAAAGAAGGATAAAGGTCTCAGTAGTGTCCGCAGTGTATAACTCCCTGTTGGGCCATGTTCAAATTTAACCTGGAGACAGGTGACAGATTAGGGGGAAAAACCTGAACCCTTGACCCGTACAAGGAGGGGTTCTGGAgatgtgttgtgttgttgggaTCTTTTTGCTGGCAGGGTTTGACTAGCCCGTCTGTTCCTTTAGAGGAAAAGGTCACTAGAAATCAGTGCAATGTTCTGAACGATCACCTTATTACTTCATCCTGGGATGAAACATTTCTATCCTGTCTGCTAGAGTGGTCGCTTCAAGGGTTACAGTACCCTGTTTATAGGCCATTAGTGGTCACTGACTGGATTCATGAGGATGGAAAATATGGTCATATACTGTGCTGTTTtgggtctttctgtgtgaagtttTGCCTCCAAAGACATGATTGTCGGTTAATttatgattctaaattggccatagggGTGGGTATGACTAGTCTTTCTCGTTGTGCCAGCTCTGTGCTGGACTGGCTCTCTGTCACAGACATGACAGATGACACGACAGATGGACAGTGATAGGTTTCACTCCCTTGAAACTCTAAGTTGaatggaaagaagaaaaatatatcGGTCTATTATTAGAAATTAATAGAATTGATAAAATGATATGCTACAACCATCACACATCTAAACCCAGTTGAGCACCTATGTGAGATAGGTTCACTGCTCTCCACGCCCCATCTCCACCGAATGATGAAATATCTTTTGAGGGTGCTTGAACACCTTAAAAGAGTTCtaaagctgaagctgttctGGTGGCAGCAGGTGGCTCATCTCCATACTAAGatgctttgttgttgttatgctTGTTGCTGTAAGAATAAAGACAGAGAGATATTAATGTTCTCTTGTCATTTAATTGGGATTGTCCGACAGGACTGTCAAACATGATGTCAGATGGAGAATTCCTACGAACTAGCTGTGGCTCACCCAACTATGCAGCTCCAGAAGTCATCTCAGGaaggtttgtgtgtctgttttttgtgtgtgatcatACAACCAACTATTTTTGTTATTGACTTATCTAATAATTGTATTTATGTTTAACCGTTAACCTATAAATCATTGtgaaaaaaagcttttctgGTGGTTAAGcatctggcttttttttttgttgttgttgttaactGTCACATCCTTTCATCTCTCTGTTAGACTCTACGCAGGCCCAGAAGTTGACATCTGGAGCTGTGGTGTGATTCTGTATGCCCTGCTGTGTGGCACCCTGCCCTTTGATGATGAGCATGTCCCCACACTGTTTAAGAAGATCAGAGGAGGTGTCTTTTACATCCCAGAGTACCTGACCCGCTCTGTGGCCTCGTTGCTGATGCTAATGCTGCAGGTGGATCCTTTGAAGAGAGCCACCATTAAAGACATCAGGTACTGACCCCACTGTCTTGAATCCAGAGGCCTCCTTTAGCTACATTGTTAgcacttttttattatttatactgTATGTTTCTCTTcatatatcattttttttatttaaaaaaagagttctTTAACTAATGTTgccacaaaataaaatgtcataGCTTTATAACTCAAGTTAtagctttattttctttcctcaATATGTCAAATAGTTGCCTGTTCACTCTTTTATAACTGTTAGCTCTGTAATGTGGCACAGGATTGTTATTACCGACTCCTCTGTTTGATAATGCAGTTTCAAGCAAGCTAAAAGTCACAACTTGCGTGTCTGATAATGTCAGTATTGAGTTTGGGATGAAGAGTTTGAGTTGATCAATGTTTTTTGATAGGGAACACGAATGGTTTAAGCAGGACCTACCAGGCTACCTTTTCCCAGAGGATCCGTCATATGATGCAACTGTTCTGGATGAAGAGGCTGTCAGGGAAGTGTGCGAGAAGTTTGAATGCACTGAATCTGAGGTTGTGACCAGCCTGTACAGTGGAGATCCACAGGTGCTCATTGTCTTTGTTCTagtccatgttttctatgtttaatAAACTTAACCTGATATATTATAAAAGCTGTAAACAACGTTTGTAGGTTTCAGTAGTATAATGGTCTGTTGGGAGTGAATTATCTCCTTGGTCTTCACTTTATTTTTCATCGTCCTTCTGTTTACGCAGGATCAGTTAGCCGTAGCCTATCACCTCATCATAGATAACAGGCGCATCATGACCCAGGCCAGTGAATTCTATTTGGCGTCCAGTCCTCCACAGGGCTCCTTTATAGAGGAGGGAATGCCGTTACCCCCTGGAGTTAAACCTCACCCAGAGAGGATGCCTCCGCTCTTGGCTGACAGCCCAAAGTCTCGTTGTCCTCTGGATGCTCTCAACACCACTCGGCCTAAACCGCTGGCAGTGAAGAAGGCTAAGTGGCACCTGGGTATCAGGAGTCAGAGCAGACCCTATGATATCATGGCTGAGGTGTACAGAGCTATGAAGCAACTCAACTTTGACTGGAAGGTGCTTATATATACCTTTATAAAGCACATCACTGCAAAGAACCCCACACAAACGAGAGTCTCtgttttggctgtttttttaaatatttatttatatatctatTGACTTACTTtttgcatgcgtgtgtgtgtgtgtgtgtgtgtgtgtcaggtggTGAACCCATACCATTTGCGAGTGCGAAGGAAGAATCCAGTGACAGGCAACTTGGTGAAAATGAGCCTGCAGCTCTATCAAGTGGACAACAGGTCCTACCTCCTTGACTTCAAGAGCATTGATGGTTAGTAACACATTAAACAGGTTTCACAATCTAGTCATAatcaatacataaataatttaaaaccaaaataaaataaacatttttcaaatCCTAAAACATGCATGTCCTTTGTGCGGGTGTAAAGCTGCTGATGTAAAACCAGAGTTTGTTTGAGCTGAAATGACTAAAGGTGTGAACTGCACTTCACAAGGTTGTCTAAGAAAATTGCAGCTGTAgtcacaaaacattaaaaaaaaaagaaaaaagttattttatGAAAAAGCTGCTTTTTCATGTTAAAGTGTTGAGAGTGGGTTCAGCAATCCTACAGCCTGAGGAAAGAAACAGTTTTGAAGTGTGTTGGTACTAATGTATTACTTGCAAGATGTCTTTTAGTATCCTTTCTGCATAGACACCTCACCTCACCGGTACCTTTGATGCTCAGTAGATGGGTGTCTGtgatcttttatttacatttagacCATTTAAATCATCCACTGCAGAAATTTCTGGTCTTGGATTGAGTGTCTTGAATCTTTAACAGATTTAATATCATGTCATTTGAAGcctaaaagatttaaaaagggTATAAGAAACTTCATACATCCGATAGATGACATTATTGTTTAGATGacagatatatatttttatggtTATGCAAATCAGGTGAATGAGTCATCTTGTACTTGCTTTAGCACAGAATTGCACTTCAGCCAGAGAGGACCACTACTTATTAAAAAATGCATTGACATCATTTTTAAGACCACACCATCAtaattgcattttcatgtatcattagctttgtgtcttttgttttaaatgacctttttttagcatttagcacTGGTTCGAAATAGCTGGTCAGATTTGTATACTGTCTCACAGATATTTCTCACGaagtttaataaaacaaaagttaACGTAGTAGTTACTTGATGAATGACTACTACTATTTGCTGTTGCTGTCCTTCTAGATGACATCATCGAGGCAGTGGGCTTTAAATCGGGCTCATCCACTCCTCAGAGGTCAGGTTCCACAGCCGGTCTCCACAGGCCCAGACTGAGCATTGACTCGGCAACCCCAGCGATTGATCTGCCCCAGCTCAGCTCCTCTCTCCCGGGATCCCTGTCTGGTAGCTCCCATCTACTCACCCCACGTCAGGGATCACACACCATGGACTTCTTTGAAATGTGTGCCAGTCTGATCACTACACTAGCACGCTGAGCCCTGCTGACTCCCTTAGGTCACTGTAACCTGGATGTCAGTGGGGTTTTTAAGCTAATCACAGATCGAGGATGTAGGGAGTGTAGATGTTTGGAGTGActtcttctttctgtctcttctccATCTGTTCTGTTTTACTGGATTGGGGGAAGCGATTGGAAATGTAAATGGCAAGGCAGGTGTGGCATTCGCCTcggatgaagagagagagaatgaggaggTAAAATAGTGGGGCTtattgtttcttgttttgacaGTCACTGGGTCAAAGTCTTGATGTCTTACACATCAGGCTGCAGCTGAGGGGAATCTATGAATTAGTCAGAAGCGAGTGGTCACAGTTCAGCAAAGGTCAAGCTCGCTGTCACTTCTCCCACAAACACCTTCAGCTGATTATCAGTTGCTGAATTTCCTTCACCCACTGTACCACTGATCAAAGGTCAGGTTTGCATCTTGTCTTAAATCTTCACTGAGGCAAAGTTGTTAAACTCGACATTAGAGAGAGGATCGCAAAATGTAAAATTCTATTtaagattttttatttatattgtttatGAGGAAGATTTTGTTATCCttgtattatatttatattacaaTCATTATGTAGCTGAAAAGTTTGACAGAGAAATACCAAATAAAGTACTTTATACATCTTTAAGATGAATATTTTAGCTGTCAGacccatatttatttttaagaggTTTTTTTAGgcattatagttttttaatttaattactaCTTCAACATAATTTAATTGATTTTGAATTGATTGTAGATGAGTAGTGAACCTCTTGAGACAGCGGGATGATAGAATGATGCTCTGCATGACGCCGAGTATGTGTTGCATTGGTGTTGAAGACAGATGCAGACCATCTTACGAGAGTTTGGGGTTCTTTCAGGGGGATATCCAGATATATTTCAAAGCATTCAATCACCCTGCTATTTAAAGCAGCGTTTTATACATCACCCACAAATATGCAACACACCCACAGATCCCTTTATATGTGAGTCCCTAATGAAGACACTTTTGCTTAGTTATCATAGCTGTTCAGTTCAGTCACATATGCAGTAAGCTGAATAAAGACAGGCATTACAGCTGTTtttaggttaaaaaaataacattttgttttattattatattattaagcTTTTAAATTAGGCAGATACCCCTTAATGTGAGAtattaaaactatttttattgGCTGGTGTGGccagttatttttttctaacttGATAAAGTACTTAAATAAGCCATTGAATTTCAAAATAGAATGACACTGAGGAGGGCAAAAAAAAGATGTGAGATGGTATGTATCTGTTGCACAAGTGTATAAGCCACATGAACTTTTCTACAGTTGCCTTAAACAATGCAACGCATTAATTGGTAtggggtgtgtgtttgtgagctcaGATAAGTATGGTACTTGTTGTATATTTTCACTGACTTAACACTGGTGTGCTGAAAGGCTCTTCAGTATAATTGTGATGTCTGGGATCTCAGAGAGGTGACAGAATCAGAAAAGTGAGTGGCGAGAGACAAACCGTGACGGTTTGGTGTGGTGCAGCTGTCTGAGCTGTTATCTATTTCAATTAGCCATTGCTGTCTGTTCAGTCTGCACTGTAAAACTCATTTGCTGTGGCCGACAGTTTGCACACTTACTGTTTACTGCACCGCAGACTTTACTGTAACTGTTGTTGCTGGTTGCTGTTGATGCACGCCACCGTTCTGTAATGTCCTGTCAGATTTCCATAGTGATGTTGTGTATTGCTATAGCCAGGCATAACATTATATCAGAATCATTTATGACTGAATGTAAAATGAAAGCCGGTGCTGCTGATGTAAatccttttctctctttctctcactatGTTCTTCTGGttttaaaactgctgttttGAAGGGGGGATACCAGACTGTTGCCTTTCTACTGTTTGCAGTAAGACGTAGAAGTCAGTGGGACTGAGGCACTTACTTTTCTGCAGAGTGGCGTCACAGAgatttacaaaaatgtaaatacagccCTTAGAAGTACACACTGATATAAATAAGTAcagtaaaaaactaaataactgaaacaatagaagatgaataaaggtgccacagaaaatgcacatttttttcagtgtccTAAAAATTGCTGCCTTTTGGTTTCACGTTGGATTCAAACACCCCGCTTTCCCAGATCAATATCTCAGTGTCGGGTCACTTTTCTCACCTGGTTCTAATTGCTAGTAGACCTAGGTCTAGTTGAACCAGTTAAAGCCACTTTCTGCTCCCTTGAAACCCTTTATTTACATGTTCTGTGTATTTGTGCTGTCTGTAAGCTCATACACTGCTCATTGTTCTTTGTCAGGGAGAAATTGTGTTCCCTGCTCCAATGTGCTGCTGCATACACACCTTTGTAAACACTGGTCCACAGTCTTTGTCAGCCATCTATTTTACACTATTGCTGTGTCTTAAATTACTTCTCTATTGTGAGCAGCTTCAGTCACATCAATATAATATATGGGCCTTTATGCTTTAATTCCTGGTACTGATGTTCCtaaaaaacacttgcaaaaataTGTATGATTGAAGTGCACTATCCAGCAGAAGTCATGGGCGAGATTTAAAAACTCCTCTGAAATAACCAGTGTTTACTGTCAGGTGTAGTCTACCATCACAACTGTATGCAAATACCAGTGGCATGATAGTCATGTAAACTAATTTGTGTTTAGAGCCAGAAGAAATGCTAAAGGGcctaattaaatacaaatttcaCATGTTGTACCAAAGTGAGTATTTTCTGTAGTGGGGTTCTTATGATCAGTGTAACCCTAAATACCCCCgtttgtgtgcatgcgtgcgagtgtgtgtgtgtgtttgttaggtATGTGGGTGCACGCTGGTTGTTGTGATTGCGTGTATGCGTGCGTGTTTAAACTGTCTCTATATGTCTTTCTGTCTGATTGGGGTTTGGATTTCTCTTGTTATGCATTGCATGATATTGCTGTATTGATTTGCACTTTAAtgaatatttattgaaaaaaaaaataaacattaaaaaagattCCGTCTTAACGTCTTTTGTCAGTTTAGATATTTCATAGAGTCACACAAACTCACACCCACTACAAACGCCGGTTGCAAATGACCTCAAGTAATCATCACATTATTTTGTTTATCTATAATACTTATTCATCTGTTTATAGGGAAGTGTTAGTGTCAGAGGCAGGTAAAAGCTCtataaaaagtaaagaaaattcAGTTGATGGATCTCCCTCTAGAAGTTGCAGCTATGTTTAATACAGAGCAAATACTACCATTTATACTTATTATATTACACAGCATGCTGGTTATTTGGGTCCAATGACAAAGAAGTCAAACTCAAAGGTCATATGTATTGTAGCATGAGTAGTTACATAATCCCTTCCATATACCACAACTGacactgaaaaaagtaatgAGTGTACAAATTACAAATTAGCAAAAACTTATGTGCAAAAAATCTAATACAAACAACTTTTTTAAATGGCATGATAAAAAAAGCAAAGGAAGCTTTTTCCAATATTCCTTAGCTACAAACACTTCCATCTGATAAGAAAAACCGCTGTTTCCATTCCGTTGTTCTTTCCTTATTTCCTccactttaaatatattttccatTCTGGTTTTTGCACAGAAAGCAGTTCATTGTCCCTACGAGAGTTTCCAGGATCACAGTGTCCACAaatactgtgtgtgtctgtgcaaagCAGTTCACCGTGATCACTTAAAGCAAGCAGATCAACTGTCCCATGCTGGTTCCACATTGCAGTGTTTGAAAGAACAGAAGAAAGATTTCCGTTTGCCCAGATGATATAATTCTCATTGTTGTTAAACGTAATTCTACTCCACGAATGCAGTCATTGGATAAATAAGATCATAGTCCAACAGGTAATGCTGCAGACAAATGCAGTTCCACCTGGGGGGAGTTTCTGTTCAGCTGTTAAGACAGAAAAACATCATGTCATCATGGCATGTGCACAGTGATGGACAGTGAAGAGTCCAGAGTGATTCATCCTTGTCTTGTTGTACGATGGCCACTTTACCTTCACTCCGCTCCATCGGCATACATGACAGGAGGAGGTAAAATGAGTGTATCAGCAACAAAATCTGTAACTTCTGCTGACACAGCCTCAGgcctgtagaaaaaaaaatgcatgaaaacaacTCAGTCTTTCGTCTATCACCTTATATTCTTCACCCAGCAGCTCATTCGTCCCTCGAAGGGAGGGAGTATGTAATCGGTTCTATTTCAATCAGCTCGAGATGATtttattttggtgaaaatctcgtcaaggtcaaggtcacaacaaatgtaaaaagcagtaaaagctTTATATTACCCATGGTAATAATGGGTATATTGAGTATGTGCAATATAGTAAGCTTCGGGGGAAATGAGTACCCACGTGGGCCTTGACCTTGATTTTTTGCAAAGGTGACCTTGAAAAAATTGCAAGAAACCATATCGAGTAATATGTCATATGAAAGTGCATGGAGAGAGCTGTAcaacacactttttattttttcaatatgACACCCTACGACATCACAATGACACCATAATAGACTGACATCATTATATTGTAATAAAAGCAGGCTGATGTCAGCAGGTTATGATAAGCATCATAAAACATCACCGTTTTAGCCCTTATAGGGagcttgggggggggggggggtgttcaCTCTCTAAGTGCTCTTGTTATGTAAATGCTGTCTGTTGCACTAAGTACAGAGGAGGGACCTACTTGAGGAGAATCAACAACTCATTGTTCTGCCAGGAGTCAACCTGGCTTAACTTCCTGGTGAAGTTAAGGTGGAGTTAAAAACTCATCTGTTTTCTCTCagggatggaaaaaaaaaaaaaaaaaaaaggacatttactCTTTTCATGCTTATCAACCTGTTCCAGGCAAAAAGGAAGGAAACCTGTCCGTCTACAGGTCGGACAGCATGTTTgacatttttctgtgtgttatGTAAATGCTGTCTGTTGCACTAAGTAACAGACATGGATGGACAACATTGTTACGTGCGTTATTCTTTCTGTACTTACGTGTGATTTGCTTCTTCTGCCACATTCACAGAACCTGCAGTGTAACCTGAAGATGTATTGATATTGCAATTTAAAAATCAGGTTATAAAAAGTTTATGATAATACTTTatgaatgtttattttaaaacatcacttacttgtttgttgttcagcaggactgtttaaaaaaaaagacaaggaaACATTAAAACCTTTCTTGGGTTCAGGTATATGTATTTCTATgagtttctgtatttttctttgtcCACTTACACATGAGGTGCTTCTTCCAGCACAGATGTATTGCCTGAAAGTGCATCAGCATTAGGGTTTGAAAAAGTAGTCAATCAAACACATTAGTGactttttaaatgtgatttttag
Coding sequences within:
- the prkaa2 gene encoding 5'-AMP-activated protein kinase catalytic subunit alpha-2 encodes the protein MAERQQQKHEGRVKIGHYILGDTLGVGTFGKVKIGEHQLTGHKVAVKILNRQKIRSLDVVGKIKREIQNLKLFRHPHIIKLYQVISTPTDFFMVMEYVSGGELFDYICKNGRVEDTEARRLFQQIISAVDYCHRHMVVHRDLKPENVLLDANKNAKIADFGLSNMMSDGEFLRTSCGSPNYAAPEVISGRLYAGPEVDIWSCGVILYALLCGTLPFDDEHVPTLFKKIRGGVFYIPEYLTRSVASLLMLMLQVDPLKRATIKDIREHEWFKQDLPGYLFPEDPSYDATVLDEEAVREVCEKFECTESEVVTSLYSGDPQDQLAVAYHLIIDNRRIMTQASEFYLASSPPQGSFIEEGMPLPPGVKPHPERMPPLLADSPKSRCPLDALNTTRPKPLAVKKAKWHLGIRSQSRPYDIMAEVYRAMKQLNFDWKVVNPYHLRVRRKNPVTGNLVKMSLQLYQVDNRSYLLDFKSIDDDIIEAVGFKSGSSTPQRSGSTAGLHRPRLSIDSATPAIDLPQLSSSLPGSLSGSSHLLTPRQGSHTMDFFEMCASLITTLAR
- the prkaa2 gene encoding 5'-AMP-activated protein kinase catalytic subunit alpha-2 isoform X1, giving the protein MVVHRDLKPENVLLDANKNAKIADFGLSNMMSDGEFLRTSCGSPNYAAPEVISGRLYAGPEVDIWSCGVILYALLCGTLPFDDEHVPTLFKKIRGGVFYIPEYLTRSVASLLMLMLQVDPLKRATIKDIREHEWFKQDLPGYLFPEDPSYDATVLDEEAVREVCEKFECTESEVVTSLYSGDPQDQLAVAYHLIIDNRRIMTQASEFYLASSPPQGSFIEEGMPLPPGVKPHPERMPPLLADSPKSRCPLDALNTTRPKPLAVKKAKWHLGIRSQSRPYDIMAEVYRAMKQLNFDWKVVNPYHLRVRRKNPVTGNLVKMSLQLYQVDNRSYLLDFKSIDDDIIEAVGFKSGSSTPQRSGSTAGLHRPRLSIDSATPAIDLPQLSSSLPGSLSGSSHLLTPRQGSHTMDFFEMCASLITTLAR